One genomic region from Yarrowia lipolytica chromosome 1C, complete sequence encodes:
- a CDS encoding uncharacterized protein (Compare to YALI0C02211g, similar to Saccharomyces cerevisiae YMR221C; ancestral locus Anc_8.739, similar to DEHA0G24266g Debaryomyces hansenii IPF 4821.1 or DEHA0E23661g Debaryomyces hansenii IPF 11058.1), which yields MASSTRKIVQVACAVLWCLFAAGPIFGFAALKPVLVAEGVYSQYCSNSPSDGPCKEQDLRLNFMFNVGAILTNVDAIVVGFVLDKYGPRISGIVGSVVIFVATLVLSNAALLPGDPWLVGYSLLAVGGPFVFISSFHLSNTFVQYSGTILALLTGAFDASSAVFLGFRISYENSGISLSQLFSIYTIVPIFILLAEVFVMPQTSYKSDESFASVVSTSAGHMEAEEQALLEDADLTNYTGRRSSFISNRGSFLSRRRPSLVHEAPTPQNLAQYGSLKGLTARQQLATNWAFLIIVFTTLQMLRINYFVATINSQYTYLLGHEQAQKINGIFDYLLPLGGVLAIPMIGFVLDHMSLVGSWTTVVTLSLTLGALNLVAKPWAAYINVFLFVLYRPLYYTAVSDYAAKIFGFKTFGTVYGVVICISGLFNILQSVLDRLTKQTFHLNPSPVNTILLGATAVSGLALVGYIKSQGQNLKRQFLEIEAEASEPMPMPGTPAVPGVTTTHDPLHGETEISFNDPKHTSKPKKDDGDSCGTGHCNNCVCDV from the coding sequence ATGGCTTCTAGCACGCGGAAAATCGTCCAGGTGGCGTGCGCGGTCCTCTGGTGTCTGTTTGCCGCGGGCCCCATCTTCGGCTTTGCGGCTCTCAAGCCGGTTCTGGTAGCGGAGGGCGTCTACAGCCAGTACTGCTCCAACTCGCCGTCGGACGGCCCCTGCAAGGAGCAGGATCTGCGACTCAACTTCATGTTCAACGTGGGCGCGATTCTGACCAATGTAGACGCCATTGTCGTGGGATTCGTGCTCGACAAGTACGGGCCTCGAATCAGCGGCATAGTCGGATCTGTGGTCATTTTTGTCGCCACCCTGGTGCTGTCTAACGCCGCGTTGCTGCCGGGGGACCCCTGGCTGGTCGGCTACTCGCTGCTGGCCGTGGGAGGCCCGTTTGTGTTCATTTCGAGCTTCCACCTCAGCAACACGTTTGTGCAGTACTCAGGCACCATTCTTGCGCTGCTGACGGGGGCGTTTGACGCCTCGTCCGCGGTGTTCCTCGGCTTCAGAATATCCTACGAAAACTCGGGCATCTCGCTGTCccagctcttctccatctacaCTATTGTGCCCATCTTCATTCTCCTGGCggaggtgtttgtgatGCCCCAGACTAGCTACAAGTCCGACGAGTCGTTTGCGTCGGTGGTCTCCACCTCCGCAGGCCAcatggaggccgaggaaCAGGCACTGTTGGAAGACGCAGACctcaccaactacaccgGTCGACGATCGtccttcatctccaaccgAGGCTCCTTCCTCAGCCGACGACGCCCCTCTCTGGTCCACGAGGCCCCCACTCCCCAGAACCTGGCACAGTACGGCTCTCTCAAGGGCCTGACTGCTAGACAGCAGCTGGCCACCAACTGGGCGTTCCTGATCATCGTCTTCACCACCCTGCAGATGCTCAGAATCAACTACTTTGTTGCCACCATCAACTCCCAGTACACATACCTTCTGGGCCACGAGCAGGCACAGAAGATCAACGGCATCTTCGACTACTTGCTGCCTCTGGGCGGCGTGCTTGCCATCCCCATGATTGGCTTTGTTCTCGACCATATGAGTCTGGTGGGCTCCTGGACCACCGTGGTCACTCTGTCGCTCACTCTGGGAGCCCTTAACCTCGTTGCCAAGCCCTGGGCCGCCTACATCAACGTGTTCTTGTTTGTGCTCTACCGACCGCTCTACTACACGGCCGTGAGCGACTACGCTGCTAAGATTTTCGGGTTCAAGACCTTTGGCACCGTTTACGGCGTGGTGATTTGCATTTCCGGTTTGTTCAACATTCTGCAGTCGGTGCTCGACCGACTCACCAAGCAGACCTTCCACCTCAACCCCAGCCCCGTCAACACCATTCTGCTGGGCGCCACAGCCGTCTCGGGTCTTGCGCTGGTCGGATACATCAAGAGTCAAGGCCAGAACCTCAAGCGGCAGTTtctggagattgaggccGAAGCCTCTGAGCCCATGCCCATGCCTGGTACTCCTGCGGTTCCCGGTGTGACCACCACGCATGATCCTCTTCACGGCGAGACCGAGATCTCCTTCAACGATCCCAAGCACACCagcaagcccaagaaggacgatgGTGATAGCTGTGGCACAGGACATTGCAACAATTGCGTTTGTGATGTTTAA
- a CDS encoding uncharacterized protein (Compare to YALI0C02167g, no similarity possibly noncoding), whose amino-acid sequence MAINIGQLNAQLADSKARLEAARIRNDQRLKDAKRHKSNSIGRPRWVSPTSYRAGQDSAQLKHANRITSGYRDASTHATKDAQQRSEKFRQKPQTEGQRTSYALSKATPRNVPSIRHVQPAKYKRTTPQLDSARLQQTVRRMATTEKQSKSRFCRENSILTSTVTDPRLSFSEALATSSPNVSRAEEEDVAVLAVRSAKTALKSYLNGTISLSPQLLLQLINCVCQD is encoded by the coding sequence ATGGCCATAAACATTGGACAGCTCAACGCGCAACTAGCTGACAGCAAGGCTCGTCTGGAAGCGGCCCGAATCAGAAACGACCAGCGACTGAAAGATGCCAAAAGACACAAATCCAACTCCATCGGACGCCCCAGATGGGTATCTCCGACCAGTTACAGAGCGGGACAGGACTCTGCACAGCTCAAACACGCCAACCGGATCACTTCTGGCTACAGGGACGCCAGTACACACGCTACAAAAGATGCCCAACAGAGAAGTGAAAAGTTTCGACAAAAACCCCAAACTGAAGGCCAACGGACGTCATATGCTTTATCTAAAGCTACCCCGAGAAATGTCCCTTCAATAAGACACGTCCAGCCTGCCAAATACAAAAGAACCACTCCACAGTTGGACTCAGCAAGACTACAGCAGACTGTTAGACGAATGGCGACTACTGAGAAACAGTCCAAAAGTAGATTTTGCCGGGAAAACAGCATCCTTACGTCGACCGTCACCGACCCCCGTCTCAGTTTCTCAGAGGCTCTAGCTACATCTTCCCCCAACGTCAGCCgggccgaggaggaagatgtgGCGGTTTTGGCAGTCCGGTCGGCTAAAACAGCTCTAAAAAGCTATCTAAACGGCACTATTTCTCTCAGTCCACAGCTATTGTTGCAGTTGATTAATTGTGTTTGTCAGGACTGA